CCCCTAACAAAATCTCAAGCAATGGGTCCTACTATGCTCCTTAAGGGTTATGAACATATTCGGCTATTACCAGAATGGTTTCCAAGGGGAAGCCATCCGCATACTCGTATCCCCTTGCCACACTTCCTTTGATATCCTTGGTCAAGGATCCTTGCAAACCAGGCAATTCAAGGAGAAGCTTGGCATCCTCTTGAAACAAATGGACCAAGGAAAACCTTCAGGGATCATACAATTGGAAAAGAAAGTCCCCCCGCAGGAAATTGAACTTGCAATTATCCTTTCCCTTCTCTTACAAAGAAACCACCTTCTCTCAAACTACGAAACCGACCTGCTTGTTATGGGAAAGGTTAATCTGGATGGAACGCTCACAGGGGAAGGGAGTCTGCTCGATGCCCCAGGCGTTGCAAAAACGAAAGGTTGTTCCCTGTTGATCGCCGCCGGGGCTCGCCATAGCAACATTCCTTCTTTGGCAATCGAGGCTCCCACAACCCTCGCCGAAGCATTCGCCCTGGCCTGCAGGTTTCTGCTACGGCATCAGGGGATGGGACCTACCCTACCACAGGAAAACCGTTCTTTGATGAGATCACCCTATGAAGTCGACCCATTCTGGGGGATAGTCGGAATGGAGGCGACAAGAAAAGCAATGGTTCTTTCTGCTGCCGGGCACCTCAATATCCTGCTCTTCGGTCCTCCAGGAGGTGGCAAAAGCATGATGCTCCACCGCCTTCCCTACTTGGTCCCCCCGCTCTGTGAAAGCGAACTACGGGAGACTGAGCGAATCGCC
The sequence above is a segment of the Sphaerochaeta pleomorpha str. Grapes genome. Coding sequences within it:
- a CDS encoding ATP-binding protein — translated: MNIFGYYQNGFQGEAIRILVSPCHTSFDILGQGSLQTRQFKEKLGILLKQMDQGKPSGIIQLEKKVPPQEIELAIILSLLLQRNHLLSNYETDLLVMGKVNLDGTLTGEGSLLDAPGVAKTKGCSLLIAAGARHSNIPSLAIEAPTTLAEAFALACRFLLRHQGMGPTLPQENRSLMRSPYEVDPFWGIVGMEATRKAMVLSAAGHLNILLFGPPGGGKSMMLHRLPYLVPPLCESELRETERIARTAIRKIPSIEITPDMGEKDLIQGEPPLVSLAHNGILTLDEIAYQKPNTLVSLRTLIDRRQCKGFPCNFLVAAAMNACPCGNLGLSDGICRCNERQIAAFWNKVGSPLLDRFDLIVPVKNENLMVSNLTSKTEGLQHTIAEVRKQHLGRDEEDYRKLLPLLNRCRHSENLSLRSAISVCRTAYLIANLRGKDIVMKEDMYESLLYKTYSLDNPYWYPR